One Gambusia affinis linkage group LG15, SWU_Gaff_1.0, whole genome shotgun sequence genomic window carries:
- the LOC122844904 gene encoding gap junction gamma-1 protein, which produces MGDWSILGRFLTEVQNHSTVISKIWLTMLLIFRIMLVALVGDAVYSDEQSKFTCNTLQPGCNNVCYDTFAPVSHLRFWVFQIVLVSTPSIFYIVYVLQKVSKNESPEVRKVNLVPKASPLLETKGPLRIDKDSMLDDNTSGEEDWSSQEDEYEERSQLEGEMKEVEEDPTQLSSKVLLIYIIHVLLRSIMEIIFLIGQYYLFGFEVPHLFRCETYPCPNRTDCFVSRATEKTIFLNFMFSVSLGCFVLNIVELHYLGWIYIFRVLFSACCMCCDSDREPMQQVALYSYSNPLLLELKHSLHGRVVLQTTAAASRDPNQVPSISFETDSTLECTSARNLDEREHSKARIHSVAKIGQGKKSWL; this is translated from the coding sequence ATGGGGGATTGGTCCATCCTTGGTCGGTTCTTGACAGAAGTTCAAAACCACTCAACTGTCATCAGCAAGATTTGGCTGACGATGCTGCTCATCTTCCGCATCATGCTCGTGGCCCTTGTCGGGGATGCCGTCTACAGCGACGAGCAGTCCAAGTTTACCTGTAACACCCTGCAGCCTGGCTGCAATAATGTCTGCTATGACACCTTCGCCCCTGTCTCCCACTTGCGCTTTTGGGTTTTTCAGATTGTCCTCGTCTCCACGCCATCAATTTTCTACATAGTGTATGTCTTGCAGAAAGTTTCCAAGAATGAAAGTCCCGAGGTGAGGAAGGTGAATTTGGTACCCAAGGCCTCACCTTTGCTTGAAACAAAAGGACCTTTAAGAATTGATAAAGACTCAATGCTGGATGATAATACTTCTGGAGAGGAGGACTGGAGCTCGCAGGAAGATGAATATGAAGAGAGGAGTCAGCTGGAAGGAGAAATGAAGGAGGTAGAGGAGGACCCAACTCAACTCTCTAGTAAAGTGCTACTTATTTACATCATACACGTTCTGCTGCGCTCCATTATGGAAATAATCTTCCTCATAGGGCAATACTACCTTTTTGGATTTGAAGTCCCACATCTGTTTCGCTGTGAGACCTACCCGTGTCCAAACAGAACCGACTGCTTTGTGTCCCGAGCAACAGAAAAGACCATCTTTCTCAACTTCATGTTCAGCGTCAGCCTTGGGTGCTTCGTCCTGAACATTGTGGAGCTGCATTATTTGGGAtggatttacattttcagaGTGCTGTTCTCTGCATGCTGCATGTGCTGTGACTCAGATAGGGAACCCATGCAACAGGTGGCTTTGTACTCTTACAGTAACCCACTGTTGCTCGAACTCAAGCATTCTTTGCATGGAAGAGTCGTCCTGCAGACCACTGCGGCTGCGTCTAGGGACCCAAACCAGGTCCCATCTATCTCCTTTGAGACAGACTCTACTTTGGAGTGCACTTCGGCTAGGAATTTAGATGAAAGGGAACACAGCAAGGCTAGAATACACAGTGTGGCCAAAATAGGACAAGGGAAAAAGTCTTGGCTGTGA